A region from the Candidatus Caldatribacterium sp. genome encodes:
- a CDS encoding flavodoxin family protein, giving the protein MRVVGFVGSPRKGGNTQLLVERVLCGAASLGARTSIYFLNELNIRGCQACHHCKEYRECRQKDDMTQLYNVIREAEGLVIGSPIYMDYLSAQTKLFIDRLFAFLGPNLCCTLPRGKRVVLVYSQGGGNNPEVMESLARFLEGALGMEVQGIVGGNGLNELGAVKDRKDLLDRAFALGQELLSR; this is encoded by the coding sequence ATGCGAGTTGTTGGTTTCGTGGGTAGTCCGAGGAAAGGTGGGAACACTCAGCTTCTCGTGGAGAGAGTCTTGTGTGGAGCTGCTTCTTTGGGAGCTCGAACTTCGATTTACTTTCTGAATGAACTCAATATCCGGGGTTGTCAGGCTTGCCATCACTGCAAGGAGTATAGGGAGTGCCGTCAGAAAGACGACATGACGCAGCTTTACAATGTCATAAGGGAAGCCGAAGGATTGGTCATTGGTTCCCCAATCTACATGGATTACCTGAGTGCGCAAACCAAGCTCTTCATAGATCGACTCTTTGCTTTCCTGGGGCCAAACCTCTGTTGTACCCTTCCTCGGGGGAAACGAGTGGTACTCGTGTACTCTCAAGGAGGAGGGAATAATCCTGAAGTGATGGAATCTCTGGCGCGCTTCCTTGAGGGGGCTTTGGGCATGGAAGTACAGGGGATTGTCGGTGGGAATGGCCTTAACGAGCTGGGTGCCGTGAAGGACAGAAAGGATTTGCTCGACAGGGCTTTTGCCTTGGGACAGGAATTACTGAGCAGGTGA